The region CACTGGCAGGTTAGATCGAATGCGCCTACCCATCAGCATTTGTGCTGGCGACAGTCCATTTTGTAAGGGTGTGCTCCGGTAGATCAGAAGACTCTTTTGGAAGCTGTCATTGGTTTGTGACTTTTTCAACAGGTTTTTTACAGTCTTCACAGAGCTCTCTGCCAAGCCATTTGATTTTGGATATGTTGGGCTTGGCGTGGTGTGCTTGAATCCCCATTCTTTGGCAAAAACAGCAAACTCCCCGCTAGAAAACTGAGGCCCATTGTCCGAAAACAACTCGCACGGGACACCGTGTCTGGCAAAAACAGTCTTTAGATAGCTGATCACTGTTTTGCTCGATGTCGACTGCAGCATTCCAACTTCAGGAAAGTTTGAGAAGTAGTCAGTGACCACTATGTAGCTCTTTCCATCCCAGTCGAACAGATCAGTTCCAACCTTGTAGTAGGGTCTGTGGGGCACTGGATGAGTCATCAGCGGCTCAGCGTGTTGTTTTGGTCTGTAGATGCGGCATAGTTCACATGATGCCGTTATCTGGCTAATATCTTGATTCATTCTTGGCCAGTGCATTACTTCCCTAGCTCTACGCTTACACTTGACCTCTCCAAGGTGGCCTTCATGTATCTTTTGTAGCATCAGTCTACGTAGAGAAGAAGGAATAACAAGCTTGCTCCCTTTCATCACGATGTCATCCACCACCGTGAGCTCTGCTCTACAATTCCAGTAATCTTGTATTTTAACAGGGCAATTCTTTTTATTGTCAGGCCATCCTTTCAATATTGCACTCTTGAGTTCTGTCATTGTTTCATCTGCAATAGTCTCTCTCTGTATTTGCAGTGTTTTGTCTTCAGTCACTGGCAGAGATGTGACAACCATGTCCACGTATGCCTGTATTTCTATGCTTTCCTTACTGTCTGGCTGTTCTTTCTTGTCTACTGCCCTAGACAGAGTGTCGGTACATGTATTTTCCTTGAGTGTATATCATGTGCACGTCGTATTTTTGCAGCCTGATTAGCATTCGTTGTATACGTACCGGCGCTCGTCAAGGCTCGTGATGCATAGGCAACAGGTAACCACTGCTCttcatgttgctgcagcagcactgctcCTGAACCATATTGTGATGCATCTGCCGAAATTCTGGTGCTCTTCTCTGGGTCGTAGAACCTCAACACAGGTGCCTGTGTCAgaatttctttcagttttagGAAACACTGTTCTTGCTCGTGAGACCAGACCCATTCAATCTTTTGCTCAAGCAGACTCCTGAGAGGTGCTGACTGTGTTGACAGATGTGGGACAAATTTGGCTAGGTAGGTGACCATCCCCAGGAACCTTCTGACCTCATCTTTGTTAGTTGGTCTCTCCATGTTGTTAATAGCTGAGTTGTTCCCCTCTTCACTCACAACATCTCCCACAAAGGTAAGTGATTTGACTCCGAactcacatttgtctttgttaaGTTTCAGATTCACCTCCCTTGTCTTGTCCAGCACTTGTCTCAGTCTTCTGTCGTGTTCTTCTCGAGTTGAGCCCCaaacgatgacatcatccatCATTGTCTCAACTCCAGGAATGTGCTCAAAAATCATGTGAATAGTCTTATGATAGACCTCAGGTGCCGACAAGATACCATATGGCAGACGAAGAAATCTGTACCTTCCCTCTGGAGTGTTGAATGTGCACAGACGGGAACTCTCCTCATCCAGTCTCATCTGCCAGAAGCCTGACGAAGCATCTAATTTACTGAACCATTTAGCTCCAGCAAATTGTGCCATGATTTCTTCTCTGGTTGGTAACTTGAAGTGTTCTCTTTTGATTGCTTTATTTAGATCCCTTGGATCTAGGCACGTTCTCAGGGcacctgttttcttttgcagaACGACAAGCGAGCTGACCCATTCCGTTGGCTCGTCAATTTTCTTGATGACTCCCAGTTTTTCCATGCGCACCAGTTCATCTTTTAGTTTTTCTCGCAGAGCAAATGGAATTTTTCTGCAAGGATGCACAACAGGAGTCACACTTTTATCCACACGTATCTTATGTCGACCAGGCAGGCATCCAAGTCCTTCAAAACAGTCTTTATATTCCTCCATAAGTGATTCCTGAGTATTTGCAGTATCTGATGATGTCACTACAAACACTCTTTTGACCAGATTGAGCTTTATGCAAGTACTGAGACTCAGGATTGGTTGTACACTCATATCCACAATCAGTAGTTGTGCTCTTATCTGTcgacatttgtgtttgaaggTTGCAATACAACCACCTTTCACAGGAACACGTTCTCTGGTATATCCActcacttttgtttttaccGGATGAATTTTGCTCTTTACTGTCAGTTTTTTGTAATCTTCTAAGGATATCAGATTTACATGAGCACCTGTATCTAGCTTGAAAGGTATTATTGTCTGGTTGAGTTCTAGTGGCACAATCCATTCCTCTTTCTCGGTTGCACTAGACCGCACCATGTTCACTATGaactcatcatcctcctcttcttcaactgTGTGGACTTTCTGTCTTGAAGCCGCTCTGCAGCATTTAGCATAGTGATTGTTTTTTCCACAGTTGTTACAGATCTTTCCAAATGCAGGGCAGGATTTAGGCTTGTGACTGCCTCCACACTTACCACATTTAAACTCCATTTCTTCAGAGTTATCTTCTCTTTGGCAGATtgttattcttcttttttttttatgtaggGCATGCACCGATGTTTCACTCGCCTCTTTTGGCACACTTGTAGTTTCTGCTCTCCTTTACTCAcactttccttcctgtctttctcAGCTTCGAAGTGCATTGTCCATTGTTCCACAAACAATTCTATCTCCTCCCATATCTCTCTAAGAGTGTCAAATTCGCACGTTTTGCTTAGCGTGTGAAGCTCTGTACTGTTCACTGTTACAGTGTAGCTACTCCTGATTGTGTGTAAAAAACTTGTACCTCTCGAAGGTCACATTTTGTCTTGGTACAAAGTATTCTTCAAACTTTGCCATTAGCTGTGCTAGAGTCTGCTAccgagcatgctgggtaatgtagttgtccttctattaaacacataacaccacactctttaaacatttttatgatggtgaatttttcaatcaatatcttccgtttgataatgcccaaagcgggattcgaactctccctctggggtcttcaggaggtttctatcaggttgtctgttacagcgattctcgactggcccgcaccggcccgggatcgatccctggccatggcacattgcttttaacttgatttcatttatcggagttgaatcttgtttgatttgtttgaagacgtttcacctctcatccaagagccgttctaggcagatttgatgatatgacgctcataggttatatagccttttcttttggggggaatggattggaggctgctccaacattgacgtttggactgtgacaaagcaaagtggacaacctccaccagaataagtgtttcaagaaaataagtttgagttgtattaacttcaaagggccattttcttgcggctgctctcgcttacggccataccaccctgagaacgcccgatctcgtccgatctcggaagctaagcagggtcgggcctggttagtacttggatgggagaccgcctgggaataccaggtgctgtaagctttttgcactcctccactgggtcagcagaggccgccagtgttcctgataattatccagccagatgttattcacttcttaagtacttctaacattgagatttaatgttgcactattgtacatcgttttagatttaatattttatgagtgtgtgtgtgtgtgtgtgtgtgtgtgtctgtgtcgcaaggatgatcggcggtggaggagacagagggagacgggagcttctttactccaaaaatttatttttattttccaaaaataaagtggtgtcagaagatgccaggttgaatccatacaataacatacagaccctgcacacttttacaccaccacaactttgactctttctccaacaattcttttttctccaaaataacaaccaaccaactcaacatcccaccccgtctggggtctactccagggcttctatagctgtagccctcctacaggtgaaacaattatcaaaattattacgctaactaatacatttacaaactcaaaataacaatcgaacagaaaatataaaatatgcgtaaaacgcccaaaacaaatttccaccatcaaaaccacccagtgcatagtaaaatacatgttcaacttactcttctaaaacacccccgctaaaatagattgtgccgtagcacctcgcgaaacccctccatgtgtacaatcattgaacagtccatcggtttccccgaaccaggaagtatgtcctgctggtgagctattgaaatattggtgcttttgataaatgacaaacaaataaacctgatgcttttaaacagccatagtgtgagtgtgattctttgggcaacgttaaacagacgggaggtgacacggtgaggcaatatgacgcgcgttgtttacttgggtggaactaattggaacataaatgccggttggccatgccgtgcatgtcggctacaatgtattccaataagaagcgatggtaaaaagtggtgtgtgtgaaatgcttcaaccgagtaaaccaagacagaacggaatggaaatgaaatgcaaacgtgtcggcgtaagtggcacggctcactccgtgtgtgtgtgtgtgtgcgtgcgtgcgtgtgtctgtgtctgtgtgtttgtgtttgtgtttaaataaaattgaatttcccactttggtccacactattgtcaacatttctgtcttcgcaaaagccaactcaaggcggcagagtccggaattgaaaacaatatctaaagaactcaagtatcatactaacaacactaatattccatctgtctatccccaactgaattaactccccacctatctcatcagaatatttgtaacagaataagcagataacgtagcatttccctgttcatatctgcgacttgcaattgagaatttgtcaataaaactatgctatgacacaaactacagtttaatagactgatgtgctcctaaaaagatcagcatttgtggctcataaacctcacagacactgctttgctctttaaacatttttatgatggtgaatttttcaatcaaatatcttccgtttgataatgcccaaagcgggattcgaactctccctctggggtcttcaggaggtttctatcaggttgtctgttacaaccgattctcgactggcccgcaccggcccgggatcgatccctggccatggcacattgcttttaacttgatttcatttatcggagttgaatcttgtttgatttgtttgaagacgtttcacctctcatccaagagccgttctaggcagatttgatgatatgacgctcataggctatttagccttttcttttggggggaatggattggaggctgctccaacattgacgtttggactgtgacaaagcaaaatggacaacctccaccagaataagtgtttcaagaaaataagtttgagttgtattaacttcaaaaggccattttcttgcggctgctctcgcttacggccataccaccctgagaacgcccgatctcgtccgatctcggaagctaagcagggtcgggcctggttagtacttggatgggagaccgcctgggaataccaggtgctgtaagctttttgcactcctccactgggtcagcagaggccgccagtgttcctgataattatccagccagatgttatttacttcttaagtacttctaacattgagatttaatgttgcactattgtacatcgttttagatttaatattttatgagtgtgtgtgtgtgtgtgtcgcaaggatgatcggcggtggaggagacagagggagaagggagcttctttactccaaaaatttatttttattttccaaaaataaagtggtgtcagaagatgccaggttgaatccatacaataacataccgaccctgcacacttttacacaccacaactttgactctttctccaacaattcttttttctccaaaataacaaccaaccaactcaacatcccaccccgtctggggcttactccagggcttctatagctgtagccctcctacaggtgaaaccaattatcaaaattattacgctaactaatacatttacaaactcaaaataacaatcgaacagaaaatataaatatgcgtaaaacgcccaaaacaaatttccaccatcaaaaccacccagtgcatagtaaaatacatgttcctcttactcttctaaaacacccccgctaaaatagattgtgccgtagcacctcgcgaaacccctcca is a window of Takifugu flavidus isolate HTHZ2018 chromosome 5, ASM371156v2, whole genome shotgun sequence DNA encoding:
- the LOC130526013 gene encoding uncharacterized protein K02A2.6-like, which translates into the protein MVVTSLPVTEDKTLQIQRETIADETMTELKSAILKGWPDNKKNCPVKIQDYWNCRAELTVVDDIVMKGSKLVIPSSLRRLMLQKIHEGHLGEVKCKRRAREVMHWPRMNQDISQITASCELCRIYRPKQHAEPLMTHPVPHRPYYKVGTDLFDWDGKSYIVVTDYFSNFPEVGMLQSTSSKTVISYLKTVFARHGVPCELFSDNGPQFSSGEFAVFAKEWGFKHTTPSPTYPKSNGLAESSVKTVKNLLKKSQTNDSFQKSLLIYRSTPLQNGLSPAQMLMGRRIRSNLPVCEDLLTPKGASRIRKSKEGQKEKQAA